One Microbacter margulisiae genomic window carries:
- the pdxA gene encoding 4-hydroxythreonine-4-phosphate dehydrogenase PdxA gives MTPIIGISMGDPAGIGPEICIKALSNSYIYEQCHPFIVGDANVLKKTAEDLHLSLTVNPVRSHEEAIFKHGCIDVLDMQSVNLPELRLGEVSAMAGDAAFQAVRKVIELALNGDIDATVTAPINKESIHKAGHNFSGHTEIYAHFTNTKKYAMLLVDDSLRVIHATTHVSLRKACDLCTKARVLEVIQLLHDACVQFGIANPRIAVAGLNPHAGENGLFGDEEINEIIPAIVEAKEKGFNVEGPVPPDTMFVKAVQKKYDGCVAMYHDQGHIPFKLEGFQWDNEKQTMKSVKGVNITLGLPIIRTSVDHGTAFEVAGKGIASPDAMLLAIDYAILMSKYKKK, from the coding sequence ATGACACCAATTATAGGAATAAGCATGGGAGATCCGGCAGGGATCGGTCCTGAAATATGTATCAAAGCACTATCGAATTCATATATATATGAACAGTGTCATCCTTTTATTGTCGGGGATGCCAATGTACTCAAGAAAACGGCAGAAGATTTGCATTTATCCTTAACGGTCAATCCAGTCAGGTCACATGAAGAAGCAATATTCAAACATGGATGCATTGATGTACTGGATATGCAAAGCGTCAACCTTCCGGAGTTAAGACTGGGCGAAGTATCGGCAATGGCCGGAGATGCCGCCTTTCAAGCTGTACGGAAAGTAATTGAGTTAGCATTGAACGGAGACATCGATGCAACAGTAACAGCGCCGATTAATAAAGAATCCATTCATAAAGCAGGGCATAATTTTTCAGGGCATACGGAGATTTATGCTCATTTCACCAATACGAAGAAGTATGCCATGTTATTGGTAGATGATAGTTTAAGAGTGATACATGCCACCACTCATGTTTCGTTACGAAAGGCCTGCGATTTATGTACTAAAGCAAGAGTACTGGAAGTAATCCAGTTGTTACATGATGCATGTGTACAATTTGGAATCGCCAATCCCCGAATAGCAGTGGCAGGCCTTAATCCTCATGCAGGCGAGAACGGGCTTTTTGGAGACGAGGAGATCAACGAAATCATACCTGCCATTGTAGAAGCAAAAGAAAAAGGATTCAACGTGGAAGGCCCCGTACCACCCGATACAATGTTTGTGAAAGCCGTTCAAAAGAAATATGACGGCTGTGTAGCGATGTATCACGACCAGGGACACATCCCATTTAAACTGGAAGGCTTTCAATGGGACAATGAAAAGCAAACCATGAAAAGTGTGAAAGGAGTAAATATCACATTGGGGCTGCCTATTATACGTACCTCTGTCGATCATGGGACAGCGTTTGAGGTTGCAGGGAAAGGCATAGCATCACCGGACGCCATGCTGCTGGCAATTGATTATGCGATTTTAATGTCGAAATATAAGAAGAAATGA
- a CDS encoding four-carbon acid sugar kinase family protein codes for MITVIADDLTGAAEVAGICLRYGLKVAFGIDSMPLKQADVFIIATDSRSKTEKKAFREHLQMTRKALSAKDSLLFKKTDSVLRGYIMAELEAMMQITGKSKVLFQPANPAIGRCIRNGVYYVNDSLLEKSGFSMDPDFPAHTSVVKELLTQRCTSKGTKLLSDNVIDVPDCNVSDDLGKILKTWNKNTLLAGSAAFFEQVLIMAFGLPKYSTSYKTKSFTNYLIVCGTTHPQSRDHLKRLEASDCLVRFFPENLLAEQCSDDDLYKWAQSLDLEWTRSHKMAIAFAPEKISFCNDAAILKMRMNKVVRHMVKNCTINELLIEGGATAYSIMNYLSWKTLAPQQELFPGVVRMQVMRMPSLHVTIKPGSYTWPSGIFNLTGKQ; via the coding sequence ATGATAACGGTAATTGCTGACGATCTGACGGGAGCGGCTGAAGTAGCTGGCATTTGCCTTCGCTATGGATTGAAAGTGGCGTTTGGAATTGATTCCATGCCATTGAAACAAGCGGATGTATTCATTATTGCCACCGACAGCCGTTCCAAAACAGAAAAAAAGGCGTTTCGCGAACATTTACAAATGACGCGTAAGGCTTTGTCAGCAAAGGACTCTCTATTATTCAAAAAAACAGATTCTGTACTCAGAGGTTATATCATGGCTGAATTAGAGGCTATGATGCAAATCACCGGGAAATCTAAGGTGCTTTTTCAACCTGCTAATCCGGCAATCGGAAGATGTATCCGGAATGGCGTTTACTATGTCAACGATAGCTTATTGGAAAAATCGGGATTCTCAATGGATCCTGACTTCCCAGCGCACACCTCCGTAGTGAAAGAGCTGCTTACCCAAAGATGCACCTCGAAGGGAACAAAACTGTTATCCGATAATGTAATAGATGTGCCTGATTGTAATGTTAGCGATGACCTTGGAAAAATTCTCAAAACATGGAACAAAAACACATTGCTGGCAGGGAGCGCCGCGTTTTTTGAACAAGTACTGATTATGGCGTTTGGACTACCAAAATACAGCACGAGCTATAAAACAAAAAGTTTTACCAATTATTTGATCGTTTGCGGAACTACGCACCCGCAGAGTCGCGATCATTTGAAACGACTTGAAGCATCCGATTGTCTGGTAAGATTTTTCCCTGAAAATCTTTTAGCCGAACAATGTTCAGACGACGATCTTTATAAATGGGCGCAATCTCTGGATCTTGAATGGACAAGAAGCCACAAAATGGCAATTGCATTTGCCCCTGAAAAAATATCGTTTTGTAATGATGCTGCAATCTTAAAAATGAGGATGAATAAAGTCGTAAGGCACATGGTAAAAAACTGCACAATTAACGAATTATTGATAGAAGGAGGCGCTACGGCTTATAGCATTATGAATTATTTAAGCTGGAAGACGCTTGCTCCGCAACAGGAGTTATTCCCTGGCGTAGTAAGAATGCAGGTAATGCGAATGCCATCATTGCACGTAACCATAAAACCGGGTAGTTATACATGGCCATCCGGCATCTTTAACTTAACAGGAAAACAATAA
- a CDS encoding acetylxylan esterase: MMKKILLTLFVVVLTGQVFAQTSDDDYTRPLVDVLKKIETEFHVQIKYDSKLIAGKQLKYADWRIQPWSVTKSLQAVLAPFDYTYVMDHGMYKIKPFDYTRMSDAEGKEFIDYLETLYNNKSSWEKRKDELKSCMWQVLKLPVLLSHQPKARVILTPKRKYDGYTVENFALETLPGLYVCGSIYMPSKIKGKCPVMLNPNGHFADGRYRTDEQIRCAMEARMGIIAADWDLFAWGESRLQFNSALHRTSVAGSIQILNAISVLNYLLSLKDVDTTRVGITGGSNGGGTSIMISALDNRITLSIPVVMLTSHFAGGCPCESGLPLQLCGNRTNYAEIAAMFAPKPQLVVSDGHDWTSTVPTLEFPFLQRTYGFYNAVNEVKNVHFPNEGHDYGPSKRKAMYEFTAAHWGLDINRMKDKAGNFDENTVTIEKDPQMYAFGPNGENLPANAIKGKAALTAMLTKIGYYK; this comes from the coding sequence ATGATGAAAAAAATCCTGCTTACACTATTTGTCGTTGTTTTAACCGGACAAGTTTTTGCACAAACATCAGATGACGACTATACACGTCCATTAGTCGACGTTTTGAAAAAGATAGAGACGGAGTTTCATGTACAGATTAAGTATGACTCAAAACTGATAGCCGGGAAGCAATTAAAATATGCCGACTGGCGCATTCAGCCCTGGAGTGTGACAAAGAGCCTGCAGGCTGTGCTTGCTCCGTTTGACTATACGTATGTCATGGATCACGGCATGTACAAAATCAAACCCTTTGACTATACCCGGATGTCAGATGCAGAAGGGAAAGAGTTTATAGACTATCTGGAAACATTATACAATAACAAAAGTAGTTGGGAGAAACGGAAGGATGAATTAAAATCATGTATGTGGCAAGTTTTAAAACTCCCGGTGTTGCTGTCGCATCAACCCAAAGCCAGGGTAATACTCACTCCAAAAAGAAAATACGATGGTTATACGGTTGAAAATTTTGCCCTTGAAACATTACCGGGTCTTTACGTATGCGGTTCAATCTACATGCCATCAAAAATAAAAGGAAAATGTCCTGTCATGCTAAATCCCAATGGCCATTTTGCCGATGGACGCTATCGTACAGACGAACAGATCCGTTGTGCAATGGAAGCCCGAATGGGGATCATCGCTGCTGACTGGGATTTGTTTGCATGGGGAGAAAGCAGGCTGCAATTCAACAGCGCACTACACCGGACAAGCGTTGCTGGAAGCATTCAAATACTTAACGCCATTAGCGTTTTGAATTATCTATTAAGTCTCAAAGACGTAGATACAACTAGAGTCGGCATTACAGGAGGATCAAACGGAGGAGGCACATCGATCATGATATCCGCACTCGATAACCGGATTACATTAAGCATTCCTGTGGTTATGCTTACTTCTCATTTTGCCGGCGGTTGCCCATGCGAAAGCGGATTACCGCTTCAACTTTGTGGAAACCGTACCAATTATGCCGAGATAGCAGCCATGTTTGCCCCCAAGCCACAGTTAGTGGTTTCCGATGGGCATGACTGGACAAGTACCGTCCCCACGCTGGAATTTCCTTTTTTACAACGGACTTATGGATTCTATAACGCAGTGAATGAAGTTAAGAACGTTCACTTTCCCAATGAAGGACACGATTATGGGCCGTCAAAACGTAAAGCAATGTATGAATTCACGGCAGCGCATTGGGGATTGGATATAAATCGGATGAAGGATAAAGCCGGTAATTTTGACGAAAACACAGTGACCATAGAAAAAGATCCCCAAATGTATGCTTTTGGCCCTAACGGGGAGAATCTGCCTGCAAACGCAATTAAGGGAAAAGCAGCCTTGACAGCAATGCTTACAAAAATCGGATATTATAAATAA
- a CDS encoding glycoside hydrolase family 95 protein: MKIRIIFILVSSLLLSNYAIANKKSDLILWYTKPAANWDEALPLGNGRLGAMVFGTPSVEHIQLNEGTVWGGSPNNNANPNAKAAIPEIRKLIFEGKYGDAQRLADEKVMSHTNSGMPYQSMGDFYISFPGHNNYTDYYRDLNISKAVASVSYKVNGTVFHREVFTSFTDQVVIVRLTADKPGSISCNAFLTTPHQKFNITNDSSSLILSGITETHENQSGKVHFYTEIKAKVFGGTHIVKDAVMSISKANEVIFYISMATNFTNYKTLNTNEKLKCLNYLDKAMTVNYDEAKREHSAYYAKFFNRVKLDLGTTSAANYPTDERIERFSLCFDPQLAALYFQFGRYLLICASQPGDQPATLQGLWNYQILPPWDCKYTTNINVEMNYWPADVTNLSEMLEPFIQMVRDVSVSGHETARIMYGARGWVLHHNTDIWRITGPVDHAASGMWPSGGAWVCQQLWEHYLYSGNKAYLDSIYPVMKGAAKFFVDFMIPDPRNGYLIVCPSVSPEHVHPGDGGKYSICGGCTMDNQLVFDLYSNVIAASKILKTDSLFADTLRMLRNKISPMRIGHFGQLQEWEEDWDNPNDTHRHVSHLYGVFPSNQISPYRTPKLFDAARTSLIHRGDLSTGWAMAWRLCLWARFLDGNHAYKLLQDQLSLASTIKKKGGTYPNMLDAHPPFQIDGNFGCTAGIAEMLIQSYDGFIYLLPALPTVWKNGTIDGLKTRGGFTIDMTWKNGKVETLTIHSSLGGNCRLRVKNQLIGKGLKLAQGKNPNPFFHVPDVKQPIISDKAKLNAVHLVPTFLYDLKTEAGKSYTFRAKQ; encoded by the coding sequence ATGAAAATTCGCATTATATTTATCTTAGTATCATCACTATTACTCAGTAATTATGCTATTGCCAATAAAAAATCTGATTTAATATTGTGGTATACTAAACCTGCCGCTAATTGGGACGAAGCATTGCCTTTAGGAAATGGAAGGTTGGGCGCGATGGTATTCGGCACACCGTCTGTTGAACATATACAACTCAATGAAGGCACCGTATGGGGAGGATCGCCAAATAACAATGCCAACCCAAATGCAAAAGCGGCTATACCTGAAATACGGAAGCTGATCTTTGAAGGGAAGTATGGTGATGCCCAAAGACTGGCAGACGAAAAAGTCATGTCACATACCAATTCCGGCATGCCTTATCAGTCAATGGGAGATTTTTATATCTCATTCCCGGGGCATAATAATTACACGGATTATTACCGTGATCTGAACATCAGTAAGGCAGTAGCTTCGGTTTCGTACAAAGTAAACGGGACGGTTTTTCACCGTGAAGTCTTCACCTCTTTCACCGACCAGGTAGTTATTGTTCGTTTAACGGCTGATAAACCAGGTAGTATCTCATGTAATGCGTTTCTTACGACTCCCCACCAAAAATTTAATATCACGAATGACAGTAGTTCGTTGATTCTTTCAGGAATTACAGAGACACATGAAAATCAAAGCGGCAAGGTTCATTTTTACACAGAGATAAAAGCGAAGGTTTTTGGAGGGACACATATCGTAAAGGATGCAGTAATGTCCATTTCCAAAGCCAATGAAGTCATTTTCTATATATCAATGGCTACCAATTTCACCAACTACAAAACACTTAATACCAATGAAAAACTTAAGTGTTTAAACTATTTGGACAAAGCCATGACCGTCAACTATGACGAAGCGAAACGGGAACATTCCGCTTATTATGCAAAATTTTTCAACAGGGTAAAACTTGATTTGGGCACAACTTCTGCTGCAAATTATCCCACGGATGAAAGAATCGAAAGATTCAGTTTATGTTTTGATCCGCAGTTAGCAGCACTCTATTTTCAGTTTGGCCGTTATTTGCTGATTTGTGCATCACAACCGGGAGATCAGCCCGCAACGCTTCAAGGTCTTTGGAATTATCAGATATTGCCGCCATGGGATTGTAAATACACCACCAATATCAATGTGGAAATGAATTACTGGCCTGCGGATGTGACCAATCTAAGCGAAATGCTGGAACCTTTCATACAGATGGTGCGCGACGTTTCTGTCTCTGGACACGAAACAGCCAGGATAATGTATGGAGCCAGAGGATGGGTTCTGCATCACAACACGGATATCTGGAGAATAACCGGGCCTGTCGATCATGCCGCATCGGGGATGTGGCCTTCCGGCGGAGCATGGGTTTGCCAGCAATTATGGGAACATTATTTGTATTCCGGGAATAAAGCTTATCTGGATTCAATATATCCTGTCATGAAAGGAGCTGCAAAGTTCTTTGTGGATTTTATGATTCCAGATCCAAGGAACGGATACTTAATCGTATGTCCTTCTGTGTCTCCTGAACATGTACACCCGGGCGATGGAGGGAAATACAGTATTTGCGGAGGATGTACAATGGATAATCAATTGGTCTTCGATTTATATTCCAATGTGATTGCAGCCTCAAAGATTCTCAAAACAGATTCGCTTTTTGCAGATACGCTAAGAATGTTGCGCAATAAAATTTCTCCCATGCGGATCGGTCACTTTGGACAGTTACAGGAATGGGAAGAGGATTGGGATAATCCCAATGATACCCATCGCCATGTATCCCATTTGTATGGAGTATTCCCCAGCAATCAAATCTCGCCCTACCGGACTCCCAAATTATTTGATGCTGCACGTACCTCTTTAATTCATCGCGGAGATCTTTCAACAGGATGGGCAATGGCCTGGAGACTTTGCTTATGGGCACGGTTCCTGGATGGAAATCATGCGTATAAACTCCTTCAAGATCAGTTGAGCTTAGCTTCAACCATTAAAAAGAAAGGTGGAACCTATCCCAACATGCTGGATGCACATCCTCCTTTCCAGATTGATGGAAATTTTGGATGTACTGCCGGTATTGCAGAGATGCTAATACAGAGTTATGACGGGTTTATCTATTTATTACCTGCATTACCAACAGTTTGGAAAAACGGCACTATTGACGGTCTGAAAACACGCGGAGGATTCACTATTGACATGACATGGAAAAACGGCAAGGTAGAAACCCTGACGATTCATTCTTCCTTAGGAGGAAATTGCCGCTTACGAGTCAAAAATCAGTTAATCGGGAAAGGGCTAAAACTTGCACAAGGGAAAAATCCCAATCCATTTTTCCATGTACCGGATGTAAAACAACCCATCATTTCCGATAAAGCGAAATTAAATGCCGTGCACCTGGTTCCGACGTTTCTGTATGACTTAAAAACTGAAGCCGGTAAAAGTTATACGTTTAGAGCAAAACAGTAA